From a single Lactococcus allomyrinae genomic region:
- a CDS encoding N-6 DNA methylase, translated as MLKTTVTPNEYRAMRESSLTAYYTDPALIREMFIQLERQGFKGGRILDPAMGTGNFFSSLPAHLRQNSELYGIELDTITGSIAKFLHPNAHIKIQGFETIDFESESFDVIVGNVPFANFTITDAHYNKPYLIHDYFFKKSSELVRQGGLVSFITSTGTMNKPNASLRQELHQEMGLVSAVRLPNSAFKAIAGTKVATDILTLQKGQSDELDDWIETVPAEEAHDVDVNQFFSSSRSPYVLGEYEVQNHFRKTLTVVPEPTQPLLSSLHAAYEQQASFMPGVPAFFEGTQEERNNIIEKSILIKKDFSLSLPDEVKDLAPQTHKIVGDKVYFHDPDDGIIEKNQEWYDDGFQQAVDENDRLIFDQKGQPKLVNFRGKFDKKTLPRLKGMTAISEKVQAIIDYQLNQPPVQGEDSTFKRLLSDLNRVYDNFIQDKNLALKGGNCLNSSKNAKLFADDINFYRLLSIENEVRDEDGHTTYEKGDFFFKKTITPSKGLPVIENAVDALNVSLNLYGQVNLDFMSEQLSVTSEEILSELQGQLFLNPISMQYEPASIYLSGNIKKKISQLRPFLNSNDSRFSSNQQALEAILPEPLSIHQIDFWIGTRWIPLSIYQTFLKEKLNNGYGLGMSLDYNTYRATYNIENATAINRVAEWQLSSLYRSLVISGKTANYNPIHLFENLLNLKNTKIKNTIKHEDGTTETFVDAELTIVAREKQILLQQAFKDFVHQTPEISQIMEQVYNDRFNSIVPRTYDGSHLTFSSLTDTITLRAHQKNAVARVIQEKRGLFAHVVGSGKTLSMIASGMKLKELGTINKPCYVVPKAVLNQFAADILRAYPDKNIIVPTYRDFEVSHRKRFVTKIQTGDYDAVILSNEQFGKIGLTKEREEAVIKAEIDEIVEARAAAKAKEGGRSTVKQLIQLEKSAKKRLLKLQTEKDDSPITFEATGIDFLFLDEAHHFKNLSYMTNITDVKGISTTASQRASSLLAKVRYLQEIHDGGGVVFATGTPVSNSMAELYTMMKYLMPRELRDYGISNFDEWASAFGEIETKNEVDQTGQKWKPVSRFSRFNNLPELMNLFSTVADIQTAEMLNLPTPEIANDGKPFVHASELTEAQAAFMKQLIWRSEHMPSDPSIDNFLKLTTEARLMATDMRLIDPDFYNPSDSLKGQQVAEEVHKIWEENKEKHSTQLIFSDIGTPKSERKDKNVSLNAEDLDYKFSVYADIRRRLMELGIPQKEIAFIHDYPTDKKKAELFEKVREGKIRVLFASTQKGGTGVNIQDRLIAVHHVDVPWRPSDIEQRNGRIVRQGNLNPEVQIHHYVTKGSFDTFMWQVQEKKLTYITQILSGKNVGRSMEDLNELVLTASEIKAIATNNPKIREKMDLENQLTSLSILRSTFYADKQADKREAERLEAHLPLMRQYATNALFDGKIAASYQTSSPEHFQLTLIDSTFTEKKKAGEFIASQAYHATEQKNLGQYAGFELLIKPNLAAELTAEPMAYLVGKNTYSTPVNLSSGIGTLTRLDNLVKNVIKGKADNQQEKIENIEKSIVTLKSKLNEPFEKEAEYQRLSQKLEAVNTAIELENVHKNTVEKEIKTPSQKIKTIDEEMEF; from the coding sequence TTGCTGAAAACTACAGTCACACCTAATGAATACCGTGCAATGCGAGAAAGTAGCTTGACAGCCTATTATACGGATCCTGCGCTTATCCGTGAGATGTTCATTCAATTAGAGCGACAAGGCTTTAAAGGTGGACGTATTTTAGATCCAGCAATGGGAACGGGTAACTTTTTTAGTAGTTTACCTGCACATCTTCGCCAAAATAGTGAACTCTATGGAATAGAATTAGATACGATTACAGGGAGTATTGCAAAGTTTTTGCATCCCAATGCTCACATTAAAATTCAAGGCTTTGAAACGATTGACTTTGAGTCGGAAAGTTTTGATGTTATTGTAGGGAATGTTCCTTTTGCTAACTTTACCATTACGGATGCTCACTATAATAAGCCTTATCTGATTCATGACTATTTTTTCAAAAAATCAAGTGAGTTAGTCCGTCAAGGAGGTTTGGTTTCATTTATTACTTCTACGGGTACGATGAATAAACCGAACGCCAGTCTTAGACAAGAATTGCATCAAGAGATGGGGCTAGTTAGTGCGGTCAGACTCCCCAATTCAGCATTTAAAGCAATTGCAGGGACAAAGGTTGCTACAGACATCTTGACTTTACAAAAAGGTCAGTCAGATGAGTTAGATGATTGGATAGAAACCGTTCCTGCAGAGGAGGCACATGATGTTGATGTCAATCAATTTTTCTCATCTAGTCGTTCGCCGTATGTGTTAGGAGAATATGAAGTTCAAAATCATTTTCGTAAAACGCTCACAGTTGTACCAGAACCAACTCAACCGTTACTTTCTTCCCTCCATGCGGCTTATGAGCAGCAAGCCTCTTTTATGCCTGGAGTTCCAGCATTTTTTGAAGGTACCCAAGAAGAGAGAAACAATATTATAGAAAAATCTATTTTAATAAAAAAAGATTTTTCACTTTCTCTTCCTGATGAAGTTAAGGACTTAGCGCCGCAGACCCATAAGATTGTAGGCGATAAGGTTTATTTTCATGACCCTGATGATGGAATTATTGAGAAAAATCAAGAATGGTACGATGATGGATTTCAACAAGCTGTGGATGAGAATGACCGATTGATTTTTGATCAAAAAGGTCAACCAAAGCTTGTCAATTTTCGTGGTAAGTTTGACAAGAAGACTCTCCCACGACTTAAGGGAATGACTGCTATTAGTGAAAAAGTTCAAGCTATTATTGATTATCAACTCAATCAGCCACCTGTACAAGGAGAGGATTCAACCTTTAAACGTTTACTTTCTGATTTGAACCGTGTCTATGATAACTTTATTCAAGATAAAAACTTGGCGCTCAAAGGGGGAAATTGTCTTAATAGCTCAAAAAATGCCAAACTCTTTGCGGACGATATAAATTTCTATCGTTTGCTTTCGATTGAGAATGAGGTTCGCGACGAAGATGGGCATACCACCTATGAGAAGGGCGATTTTTTCTTTAAGAAGACGATTACTCCAAGTAAGGGACTTCCTGTAATTGAGAATGCGGTAGATGCCTTGAACGTTTCACTTAATCTGTATGGCCAAGTTAATTTAGACTTTATGAGCGAGCAACTGTCAGTTACATCAGAGGAGATTTTATCAGAGCTGCAGGGACAGCTCTTTTTAAATCCTATTTCCATGCAATATGAACCTGCTTCCATTTATTTAAGTGGAAATATCAAAAAGAAAATAAGTCAGCTGCGTCCATTTCTTAATTCAAATGATTCTCGCTTTAGTTCAAATCAACAAGCGCTCGAAGCTATATTGCCTGAGCCTCTTTCTATTCATCAGATTGATTTTTGGATTGGTACTCGTTGGATTCCGTTATCCATCTATCAAACTTTCTTAAAAGAAAAATTAAATAATGGTTATGGATTGGGAATGAGCCTGGACTACAATACCTATCGTGCCACGTATAACATTGAAAATGCCACAGCAATTAACCGTGTAGCAGAATGGCAGCTTAGTTCACTTTACCGTTCCCTCGTTATTTCGGGTAAAACAGCTAATTATAATCCTATTCATTTATTTGAAAATTTACTCAATCTCAAAAATACAAAAATTAAAAATACGATTAAACATGAAGATGGAACGACAGAAACCTTTGTGGATGCAGAGCTAACCATTGTTGCAAGAGAAAAACAAATCCTGCTCCAGCAGGCATTTAAGGATTTTGTTCATCAGACGCCTGAAATCTCTCAGATTATGGAACAAGTTTATAATGACCGTTTTAATTCAATTGTACCTAGAACGTATGATGGTTCACATCTTACTTTTTCAAGCCTGACGGATACCATTACACTTCGAGCACATCAGAAAAATGCAGTAGCTAGAGTTATTCAAGAAAAAAGAGGTCTTTTTGCTCACGTGGTGGGTTCGGGTAAGACTTTATCTATGATTGCTTCTGGAATGAAGTTAAAAGAATTAGGAACGATTAATAAGCCCTGTTATGTGGTACCTAAAGCAGTGCTCAATCAATTTGCGGCGGATATACTCCGTGCTTATCCTGATAAGAACATTATTGTTCCAACTTATCGAGACTTTGAAGTCTCTCATCGCAAGCGATTTGTTACCAAGATCCAAACAGGAGATTATGATGCTGTTATTTTGAGTAATGAGCAATTTGGAAAAATTGGTTTAACCAAAGAACGTGAGGAAGCTGTCATCAAAGCAGAAATTGATGAGATTGTTGAAGCACGAGCTGCCGCAAAAGCTAAAGAAGGGGGACGAAGCACGGTTAAACAACTCATCCAGTTGGAGAAAAGTGCAAAGAAACGCCTGCTTAAGCTGCAGACTGAGAAAGATGATAGCCCAATTACCTTTGAAGCGACAGGGATTGACTTCCTTTTTCTTGATGAAGCCCATCATTTTAAAAATTTGAGCTACATGACCAATATTACAGATGTTAAAGGAATTAGTACGACAGCCAGTCAACGGGCAAGTAGCCTTTTAGCCAAAGTTCGGTATCTTCAAGAAATTCATGACGGAGGTGGCGTTGTTTTTGCGACGGGTACACCTGTCTCCAACTCTATGGCAGAACTTTATACGATGATGAAATATCTAATGCCTAGGGAATTACGTGACTATGGGATTTCTAATTTTGATGAATGGGCATCTGCCTTTGGAGAAATTGAAACGAAAAATGAGGTTGACCAGACAGGACAAAAATGGAAGCCTGTGTCTCGCTTTTCTCGATTCAATAATTTACCAGAGTTAATGAACCTTTTTAGCACGGTGGCGGACATTCAAACTGCAGAAATGCTCAACTTACCTACTCCAGAGATTGCTAATGACGGAAAGCCTTTTGTTCATGCCAGCGAATTAACGGAAGCACAAGCTGCCTTTATGAAACAGCTTATTTGGCGAAGTGAGCATATGCCTTCTGACCCTAGTATAGATAATTTTCTTAAACTGACCACAGAAGCACGATTGATGGCGACAGATATGCGTTTGATTGATCCTGATTTCTATAACCCTAGTGATAGTTTAAAAGGCCAACAAGTCGCTGAAGAGGTGCATAAAATATGGGAAGAAAATAAGGAAAAACACTCCACACAGCTTATTTTTTCTGATATTGGAACACCGAAAAGTGAGCGTAAGGATAAGAACGTGAGTTTAAATGCAGAAGACTTAGACTATAAATTTAGTGTTTACGCAGATATTAGAAGGCGTCTTATGGAGTTAGGCATTCCCCAAAAGGAAATTGCTTTTATTCATGATTATCCTACAGATAAGAAAAAAGCGGAACTTTTTGAAAAAGTTCGTGAAGGAAAAATTCGTGTGCTTTTTGCCTCCACGCAAAAAGGAGGAACGGGGGTCAATATCCAAGACCGTTTAATTGCGGTACACCATGTTGATGTGCCCTGGCGTCCTAGCGACATCGAGCAGCGTAATGGCCGAATTGTACGTCAGGGTAATCTCAATCCTGAGGTGCAAATTCATCATTATGTGACGAAAGGCTCCTTTGATACTTTTATGTGGCAAGTTCAAGAGAAAAAGTTAACCTACATCACACAAATTTTAAGTGGAAAAAATGTGGGACGCTCAATGGAAGATTTGAACGAACTCGTATTGACAGCGAGTGAGATTAAAGCAATTGCGACAAATAATCCTAAAATTCGAGAAAAAATGGATCTGGAAAATCAGCTCACCAGTTTGTCCATCTTACGTTCTACATTTTATGCCGATAAACAGGCCGATAAACGGGAGGCTGAACGCCTAGAAGCTCATCTTCCACTCATGCGTCAATATGCCACAAATGCTCTATTTGATGGGAAAATAGCAGCAAGCTATCAAACGTCAAGTCCAGAGCACTTTCAACTTACTTTGATTGACTCTACTTTTACAGAAAAGAAAAAAGCAGGAGAGTTTATTGCGAGTCAGGCCTATCATGCAACAGAACAAAAAAATTTGGGTCAGTATGCAGGTTTTGAACTCTTGATTAAGCCTAATTTAGCAGCGGAATTGACGGCAGAACCAATGGCTTATTTAGTTGGAAAAAATACTTATTCTACACCCGTTAATCTTTCAAGTGGGATTGGGACGTTGACACGATTAGACAATCTAGTCAAAAATGTTATTAAGGGGAAAGCAGATAATCAGCAAGAAAAAATTGAAAATATCGAAAAAAGTATCGTTACCTTAAAATCAAAACTCAATGAACCTTTTGAAAAAGAAGCTGAATATCAGCGTCTATCTCAAAAATTGGAAGCTGTGAATACAGCGATAGAGTTAGAAAATGTTCATAAAAATACAGTAGAGAAAGAGATTAAAACTCCGAGTCAAAAAATTAAAACAATTGATGAAGAAATGGAATTCTAA
- a CDS encoding DUF3991 domain-containing protein, translating to MFKKYSDEELRLLNSSDIFQVANSIGLTINDRVDRKGFQRADSLDGKLAFNRSTNTFYDFERQKGGKPLDFLMTWGEKSFLEAVEYLKDNNFVKLDHTVMKPAQALRPEPFVYRYQISSDKTIARNYLVNERKISASLVDKLLQVRLIEQEAAHNNILFHYKKDTRIVGASVQGTYISFDKFGKRGTYKGIAQNSETNFGFHFSFGKPTKFYVFEAPIDAMSYFTFNPKARRDVMYGAMSGLKPETVKNLVDYARSKGNPDVVRDGIYISVDNDAAGVAFWSEYAKHNALTEGGGKFYNNIPDFYSVPHEILSLYQEAAARRGVDFDLTPLLAVHKFETNFAQEKRLANREGYFKFFGEKPKPHPTQISIDELAQQVDRFVGEYLKNDKDLHKTLDNLELSPKVNQNFALIVQDLNQTYKKRLVIKPKKDIQKDWNDVLKKRVQKLQNPVINVSNPRELERVLENFDYQQIAKEDLKAAGITNRKESNEYERAHRHELEMDLE from the coding sequence ATGTTCAAAAAATATTCAGATGAGGAGTTGCGTCTTCTCAATAGCAGCGATATTTTTCAGGTAGCCAATTCTATTGGGCTAACCATCAATGATAGAGTTGACCGTAAAGGATTTCAACGTGCGGATTCTCTTGATGGTAAACTTGCTTTTAATCGATCAACTAATACATTCTATGACTTTGAGCGGCAAAAAGGTGGGAAACCTTTAGATTTCTTAATGACTTGGGGAGAAAAAAGTTTTCTTGAAGCAGTGGAGTATCTGAAAGATAATAACTTTGTTAAACTTGATCATACGGTAATGAAACCCGCTCAGGCACTTAGGCCTGAGCCTTTTGTTTACCGTTATCAAATTTCTTCTGATAAGACAATCGCTCGAAATTATTTAGTCAATGAACGTAAGATTTCAGCATCATTAGTGGATAAGCTCTTGCAGGTTAGACTTATTGAACAAGAAGCCGCACACAATAATATTCTTTTTCATTATAAAAAAGATACCAGGATTGTTGGTGCTTCTGTACAAGGCACTTATATTAGTTTTGATAAATTTGGCAAGAGGGGAACCTACAAGGGGATTGCGCAGAACAGTGAAACTAATTTTGGTTTTCATTTTTCATTTGGAAAGCCTACTAAATTTTATGTTTTTGAAGCTCCTATTGATGCGATGAGTTATTTTACCTTTAATCCCAAAGCAAGAAGAGATGTCATGTATGGTGCAATGTCTGGTTTAAAGCCTGAGACAGTCAAAAATCTTGTAGACTATGCTAGGTCTAAAGGAAATCCAGATGTTGTTCGTGATGGGATTTATATTTCTGTTGATAATGATGCTGCAGGAGTTGCATTCTGGTCGGAATATGCAAAGCATAATGCATTGACGGAAGGTGGAGGGAAGTTTTATAACAATATTCCTGATTTTTACTCTGTGCCGCATGAAATACTGTCCCTTTATCAAGAAGCTGCAGCACGTCGGGGAGTTGATTTTGATTTGACCCCTCTTCTTGCTGTACATAAGTTTGAAACAAATTTTGCACAGGAAAAACGACTGGCCAATCGTGAAGGGTATTTCAAGTTCTTTGGAGAGAAGCCAAAACCACATCCGACACAGATTTCAATAGACGAGTTAGCTCAACAAGTTGATCGCTTTGTTGGAGAATACCTCAAAAATGATAAGGATTTGCATAAAACGTTGGATAATCTTGAATTAAGTCCGAAAGTCAATCAAAATTTTGCCTTGATTGTGCAAGACCTTAATCAAACCTATAAAAAGCGATTAGTCATTAAACCCAAAAAAGATATTCAGAAAGACTGGAATGATGTCCTCAAAAAAAGAGTTCAGAAATTGCAAAATCCTGTCATTAATGTTTCTAATCCACGGGAGCTGGAGCGAGTGCTAGAAAACTTTGATTATCAGCAAATTGCCAAAGAAGATTTAAAGGCAGCAGGAATTACGAACAGGAAGGAAAGTAACGAATACGAACGAGCGCATCGACATGAGTTGGAGATGGATTTGGAATGA
- a CDS encoding single-stranded DNA-binding protein, translating to MGTSKTVMIGRLTKDVLLNYGEYASANFNVAVPRSYKNTDGTRDADFFRMVAYRKTAELIATYAKKGSRVCLVCRPTSRKYTKEGVTHNVVEFLVEDFEMLDSTAQNKNSQAPVAPSVSQAVSTPTKEPLSLDDMSLFAGQTTQLNPHMVPDEIEDDYQW from the coding sequence ATGGGTACAAGTAAAACTGTAATGATAGGGCGTTTGACAAAGGATGTATTGTTAAATTACGGGGAATATGCTAGTGCGAATTTTAACGTAGCAGTTCCTAGAAGTTATAAAAATACAGACGGAACACGTGATGCAGATTTTTTCAGAATGGTTGCCTATCGTAAGACAGCAGAATTGATTGCAACTTATGCTAAAAAGGGAAGTCGAGTTTGCTTGGTCTGTCGTCCTACCTCACGAAAATATACCAAGGAAGGCGTGACACATAACGTCGTTGAGTTTTTAGTGGAAGATTTTGAGATGCTTGATTCAACCGCTCAAAATAAAAATTCTCAAGCGCCAGTAGCTCCTTCTGTTTCACAAGCTGTGTCAACACCAACAAAAGAGCCACTGTCACTCGATGATATGAGTTTATTTGCAGGACAAACAACGCAACTCAATCCGCATATGGTTCCTGATGAGATAGAAGATGACTATCAATGGTAA
- the mobP2 gene encoding MobP2 family relaxase produces MIGIVYKMKFVSSVSQKFADYINYMDRDSATRASNYERYTFAFDDLKESDLATYNDYMGRPQAASNLFSSNSDALTEEETKQLKAQFQVAQQNHSLMWQDVVSFDNRFLEKYGLYDSKTGILDDTKLQQAARLAITDMLAREGMSNSAIWSGAIHYNTDNIHIHIAIVEPEPTRSMRTFRTKEGRVYRDYIGTRRQKAGEQSSYERFKSMILEHMIDNSEKSRALSELQRNVITSKNKPLVGFFDLSARQEFKALHRALPSDKRLWHYRMSAMEPYRATIDQFVERYIEKNYKQEFKQFNHLLDEQVTYFKEAYGDSRAEDYKQNKLYGKDGLYTKLGNDLLKELNTYDEKLKEKYHIKGYGKVELDHLPKQRKQQRFSRPNYKLEHQLKTMFDKSWEEQKREFAAEKFKRELEKEKDEAEI; encoded by the coding sequence ATGATTGGAATTGTTTATAAGATGAAATTCGTATCAAGTGTCAGTCAAAAGTTTGCGGACTACATCAACTACATGGATCGAGATTCTGCAACACGAGCATCCAATTATGAACGTTATACTTTTGCTTTTGATGATTTAAAAGAGAGTGATTTAGCTACCTATAATGACTATATGGGGCGTCCACAAGCAGCAAGTAATTTGTTTTCATCTAACAGTGATGCACTGACGGAAGAAGAAACAAAGCAGCTTAAAGCTCAATTTCAAGTTGCCCAACAAAACCATAGTTTAATGTGGCAAGATGTTGTCAGTTTTGACAACAGATTCCTTGAAAAGTATGGCCTTTATGACTCTAAAACAGGAATTTTAGATGATACGAAGCTACAACAAGCGGCACGGCTTGCTATAACAGATATGTTAGCACGTGAGGGAATGAGCAATTCAGCAATTTGGTCAGGTGCCATCCATTATAATACAGATAACATTCACATTCATATTGCAATTGTCGAGCCTGAACCAACTCGTTCCATGCGTACTTTTCGTACGAAAGAAGGACGTGTTTATCGTGATTATATCGGTACTCGTAGGCAGAAAGCAGGAGAGCAAAGTTCTTATGAACGTTTTAAAAGTATGATATTAGAGCATATGATTGACAACTCTGAAAAGTCGCGAGCACTCTCTGAGCTGCAGCGTAATGTTATTACAAGTAAAAACAAGCCGTTGGTTGGTTTTTTTGATTTGAGCGCACGCCAGGAGTTCAAAGCTTTACATCGAGCACTGCCTTCTGATAAACGTTTGTGGCATTACCGAATGTCTGCTATGGAACCCTACCGAGCTACGATTGACCAATTTGTCGAGCGCTACATTGAGAAAAATTACAAGCAAGAATTTAAACAATTTAATCACTTGCTAGATGAGCAAGTGACCTATTTCAAGGAAGCCTATGGCGACTCACGGGCAGAGGATTATAAACAGAATAAGCTCTATGGTAAAGACGGACTTTATACAAAATTAGGGAATGATTTGCTCAAAGAACTCAATACTTATGATGAAAAACTCAAAGAGAAGTATCATATCAAAGGATATGGCAAAGTTGAGTTAGACCATTTACCAAAACAAAGGAAACAACAACGATTTTCTCGTCCAAATTATAAGCTTGAACATCAACTTAAGACAATGTTTGACAAAAGTTGGGAAGAACAAAAACGAGAATTCGCAGCAGAAAAATTTAAAAGGGAACTGGAAAAGGAGAAAGATGAAGCAGAAATTTAG
- a CDS encoding CHAP domain-containing protein, whose amino-acid sequence MKKFIIAAAAGGVVFLTVALLLISVVVEIGGGAVKIGQLNNGSSSSSTSSYVKDWSTGDPYTHNLLMHRYGITATQLDGYLKSTGIPYDPKRINGQLLLEWEKSSNLDVRAIIAIAQEESSLGTAGVATEPGANMFGYGAFDSNPENATQYNDAKAVVDLTSITIILNKNETFKTQDDKAKALAAGTWTPLMGGVYFTDTSGTGKRRADIMQKVDDWINAHGGTPAPPGGYGGGGAVDGSIASLEPFLGTVVPNTYGGGEHQCYAVSSYYAHSIDARIELNNGIAAADIGSDYNWKAWGWTVVTNPSYSDIKAGDIINFVRGTNMGSWNTSPEYGHTGVVAQVTGNNQIVVYDQGTMPFAKDTYTYHSGMVSSVVHPPNK is encoded by the coding sequence ATGAAGAAATTCATTATTGCAGCTGCTGCAGGTGGAGTTGTCTTTTTAACAGTTGCACTCTTGCTCATCTCAGTTGTAGTCGAAATTGGCGGGGGAGCGGTTAAAATAGGACAACTCAACAATGGATCCAGCAGCTCTAGTACCAGTTCTTATGTTAAAGATTGGTCAACAGGAGACCCTTACACACATAATCTACTCATGCATCGGTATGGCATTACGGCTACTCAATTGGATGGCTATCTTAAGAGTACAGGGATTCCTTATGACCCAAAACGAATTAACGGTCAGCTTCTTTTAGAATGGGAGAAGTCAAGCAACTTAGATGTACGTGCCATTATTGCGATTGCACAAGAAGAGTCAAGTTTAGGAACCGCAGGAGTTGCAACAGAACCAGGTGCTAACATGTTTGGTTATGGTGCGTTTGACAGCAATCCTGAGAATGCGACACAATACAATGATGCTAAAGCAGTAGTGGACTTAACGTCAATCACGATTATCTTGAATAAAAATGAAACTTTTAAAACACAAGATGATAAAGCCAAAGCACTTGCGGCTGGAACTTGGACACCGCTCATGGGCGGTGTTTATTTTACGGATACGAGTGGTACGGGAAAAAGACGTGCGGATATTATGCAAAAAGTTGATGACTGGATTAACGCTCATGGAGGGACGCCAGCTCCGCCTGGAGGTTATGGTGGGGGTGGTGCTGTAGATGGAAGTATTGCCTCACTAGAACCTTTTTTAGGCACTGTTGTTCCAAATACTTATGGTGGAGGCGAGCATCAATGCTATGCAGTTTCTTCTTACTATGCACACTCGATAGATGCAAGGATTGAACTTAACAATGGTATAGCAGCTGCAGATATTGGTAGTGATTATAATTGGAAGGCTTGGGGCTGGACAGTTGTGACTAACCCGTCTTATAGCGACATCAAAGCAGGGGATATTATTAATTTTGTTCGTGGTACCAACATGGGAAGTTGGAATACCAGCCCTGAGTATGGACACACAGGTGTAGTCGCACAAGTTACAGGTAATAATCAAATTGTTGTTTATGACCAGGGCACAATGCCTTTTGCAAAAGACACATATACGTATCATTCAGGGATGGTCTCATCAGTGGTTCATCCCCCGAATAAATAG